The following is a genomic window from Verrucomicrobiia bacterium.
GCTTCTTGGCTCCGACAATCTTTCGGAACTTTCGAGTTGGAAGGAGCCGGAAAAGGTCTTTTCCATGGCCCGGCCGGTTTTTGCCCATCGGCCGCTGACTGACGAAAAACTTCCGGTTTGGCTGGAGCACGCCGTCTGGCTGTCCAATCCTCGACTGGAGATTTCCGCCACCGATTTGCGCGCCCGTGTTCGCGCCGGACGGACCATCCGCTACCTCGTGCCCGAAGCGGTGGAGCGGTATATCCGAAAAAAAGGGTTGTATCGAAAGAAACAATAGATCCCCTTTTGGCATGCCGATTTTCCAGCAGTCTAAAAAATATTTTTTTCACAAGCATAAATTTCTGTTGACAAACCGGTTCGGGCGCTTCTATTTAAGCATCACTTTAAGGCGAGGAGGGATGAAAATGAAGACGCGCCTGAACCAAAGAGGATTTGGGAAGAAAACTTCCGCAGTTGCAGCTTTGGTTTTTCTCTGCTTTTTGTCCAATGCCTGGGCCGACACCCGGCGGATTGACAGCCCGTCCGAGCGCTATCCCCGCACTAATCTTTTGGAACCAAGGCGGGTGATTGACGCCCCCACGGCGGCGACTTTGCCCCGGGGGGTTTTTGAAGCGGATGCCCGGGTTTATCCATCCGGCGGGGCGCAGCTGGCGTTGAACATCGGGGTTTTCAACCGCTTCATGTTCGGCGTCTCCTACGGGGCGCAGAACCTGGTCAGCGACGAGCCGCCCGACTGGAACCCCAGAGTGGAGTTTTTCGCCAAGTTCAAAATCATCGAGGAAAACTGGTATTTCCCGGCCGTTGCCGCGGGGTACGACCGGCAGGGATACGGCCGTTGGGACGACAGTTTGGACCGGTATCTAATCAAATCAAAAGGGTTTTTTGCCGTCGTCTCGAAAACCTACAACCTGCGGGGGCTGGCGGCCGGTTTTCACGGCGGAATCAACTACAACCCCTTCGAGGCGGAAAAGGACGGCGATAAAAGCCCGAACTTTTTTGTGGGGCAGGATACCCGGATTTCGAACTACGTCGCCCTTTTGGCGGAATACGATTTTGCCTTTGACGACGACCGTGACCAGGTGCCCTACGGGCGGGGCTGGGGGTATCTCAATCTCGGCATCCGCTGGCTTTTTAACGAAAATCTGTGGCTGGAGGCGGATTTTAGGGACATGTTCCAGAACCGCACCGGGGTGGGGAGCTTTGGCCGGGAGCTGCGGCTGATTTACGTGGAATCGCTTTAGATCGAAACTTTTTCTTTGATTTGAGGAAGGGGCTCTTCCGAAAAGAGGGGGGGCGTTTTTCCGTTCGCCATCAACCGGCTGCCGGCCCGTTTAAGAATGGCCCACGGGGTGGAAACGAAAATCAAGCGCAGGTCTTCCACCACATTTTCCTTCTGCAAGTACATTAAATCCAAGCGGGCTTTTTTCTCCACGATATTTTGCAAGTAAAAACCCTCCGCCTCGCCGTTTGGGGGGAGAAACTGTTCCATTTGCAACACATAGGTCAACGTCCCCGGGCAGGTGAGCCCCGGTTTGAAGGCCAAGATATCCAGCGCGCGGGGGGGGTATTTTTCTATCATTTCCGGCACTTCGGGGCGGGGGCCGACGAAGGACATCTCCCCTTTAAGAATGTTGATCAACTGGGGGAGTTCGTCCATTTTGGTGGCCCGCAGAAAACGGCCCGCCCGGGAGACGCGCGGATCGTCCTTGCCGGAGACGTTGGAATGATGGTGGTGGCCGTTGGTGCCGTTTTCCACCATTCCGCGGAATTTCCAGAGCCAGAAAAGCCGGCCGTCCTTTCCCACGCGCAACTGGCGGAAAAAGGCGGGGCCTTTGCTGTCCAGCTTAATCCAGATAATCAGAAAAACCCACAGGGGGGCGGTCAGTACCAGGAAAAAAACGGCCAAGGCGGCTTCCAGCCAACGCGGCATAGGCGCAAATAATAACATCATTTTTCGACGGATGTCAACTGAAAAGTTTACGGGGCGGTTTTTGGCTTCAGTACGGTCTGCCGCGGCTACCCTGCCGATATTCCCTCCGTCGGGTCTACGGTGTTAAGGAACATCCTTCCGCCGCCGATTAGATAAAGGAGGGGTTAATAAAGGAGAACGTATGGGTGACGTCACGTCGGTGGCCATTGCGCTTTCAGTAATCGCGTTGGCTTATACCGTGGTAAAAGTCAACGAAAAGCTGGATGAAGCGAACCGGAAAATCAAGCGGATTGATGAGGCGTTGCAAAAGCTGAATATCGCACAGAAGACCAGCCCCGGAACTCCGCCGCGCAAGTCGCTGGTCAACCCGTAGGTTCTCCGAAGGAGTTTTTTTCCGGGCCGCCCGAGGGGGGGCGGCCTTTTTTCATTTTTGGAGGTGTTTTTCTTATA
Proteins encoded in this region:
- a CDS encoding sugar transferase, whose amino-acid sequence is MPRWLEAALAVFFLVLTAPLWVFLIIWIKLDSKGPAFFRQLRVGKDGRLFWLWKFRGMVENGTNGHHHHSNVSGKDDPRVSRAGRFLRATKMDELPQLINILKGEMSFVGPRPEVPEMIEKYPPRALDILAFKPGLTCPGTLTYVLQMEQFLPPNGEAEGFYLQNIVEKKARLDLMYLQKENVVEDLRLIFVSTPWAILKRAGSRLMANGKTPPLFSEEPLPQIKEKVSI